The Candidatus Eremiobacterota bacterium nucleotide sequence CCTCCTTCTCGACGAGAAACTTGCCTTTCAGGCTCCTGCGGGGATCTTCATATTCACGGTACTCGCTGTCGGCATGGGCGCGGCCGAAGCTGCGCTCCGCCCACCCCTCGGTCCTTGTGGCCATGAGCAGGTTCTTGAAGGCAAGGAGAAGGCCGTCATAGGGAGGCTCTTTCCCGTAGTAGTCTCCGTTCCTGAAGTTCGGATCAAGCATGATGGCGTCAATTCCAAGCTGATTAGGCACCATGATGCCATAAGGCCCAATCTCCGGCGTGGCGCACACGGCAATGACCTGCTCCACTTCAGCAGGGAAATGGCGAGCCCACATGAAGGCCTGAAGCCCCCCCATGGAGGGGCCCGTCACAAGTCGCAGCCTTGGTATCCCCAGGCTCTCGAGGAGAAGCTTCTGAAGCCTCACTACGTCCTTGAGGGTAAAAATCGGAAATAAGAGACCGTATTCCTTCCCCGTGAGGGGATTCACCGTTGCGGGCCCCGTGGTGATGACCTTGGGATTATGGAAATTGATATTGGCAGGGGTATCAGAGCAGATGACAAAGAAGCGCTCCGTGTCCAAGGGCTTTCCCGGGCCTATGAGGCTGTTCCACCAGCCCGGTGCCGGGTCTTCGGGAGAATATCTCCCGGCGGCATGGCCTGTGCCGGTAAAATAGTGGCATACAAGGACAGCATTGTCCCTGCTCTCCGAGAGTGCGCCGTAAGTCTCGTAGCCAATACTTACAGGGATTGCGGTGTCAG carries:
- a CDS encoding homoserine O-acetyltransferase — translated: MIVEKKRFSAESFHFEEADTAIPVSIGYETYGALSESRDNAVLVCHYFTGTGHAAGRYSPEDPAPGWWNSLIGPGKPLDTERFFVICSDTPANINFHNPKVITTGPATVNPLTGKEYGLLFPIFTLKDVVRLQKLLLESLGIPRLRLVTGPSMGGLQAFMWARHFPAEVEQVIAVCATPEIGPYGIMVPNQLGIDAIMLDPNFRNGDYYGKEPPYDGLLLAFKNLLMATRTEGWAERSFGRAHADSEYREYEDPRRSLKGKFLVEKEVEAMVKSRMQFFDPNSYLYIAKANTLFDLREGGESYEKALGHIEARTLMVIDKSDSMFTPAQAEKARRHIRDCRCAYYDSGNGHLSCIFEQGYLERYFREFLG